One Anopheles marshallii chromosome 3, idAnoMarsDA_429_01, whole genome shotgun sequence genomic region harbors:
- the LOC128713710 gene encoding syntenin-1-like: MSLYPSLEDMMVDKMVQSQNTAIATAVAQQQQQYQPNPPSAPAAVDGYGLYPSFEKSTEKPSNPPTGGALMYPDLYEYMGLELSKEMIQANLPQYMPHASNAIVSQQSAVAIVNNANMVAPVTGHFTGLQRGQVTNGIRELIMCKGADKKVGLRVQAINKGIFVSVVVKNSPAALAGLRFGDQILQINGTLVASFSNDDVHKLLKKSDKNNISVVVRDRPFERAITLHKDSSGSFGFQFNNGTITAIVKDSSAARNGLLVDQQLLEVNGQNVIAMKDKEIGQLISASEQVITLTIVPKMIYDVMIKKLSTSWLRGKMDHSVPDF, translated from the exons ATGTCGCTCTATCCGTCGCTTGAAGATATGATGGTCGATAAGATGGTACAGTCGCAGAATACGGCCATCGCTACAGCCGtggcacaacaacagcagcagtaccagccgAACCCACCGTCAGCACCTGCCGCGGTGGATGGCTATGGTCTGTATCCCAGTTTCGAGAAATCAACGGAGAAACCTTCGAACCCCCCGACGGGCGGTGCCTTGATGTATCCAGACCTGTACGAGTACATGGGTCTGGAGCTTTCGAAGGAGATGATCCAAGCGAACCTTCCACAGTACATGCCACACGCCTCGAATGCCATCGTATCGCAGCAATCTGCCGTTGCTATCGTGAACAATGCTAACATGGTCGCACCCGTTACCGGCCACTTTACCGGGCTGCAGCGTGGTCAAGTGACTAATGGCATACGTGAG CTTATAATGTGTAAGGGCGCGGACAAGAAAGTTGGCCTTCGGGTGCAAGCGATCAATAAGGGAATTTTTGTGAGCGTGGTCGTGAAAAATAGTCCGGCCGCACTGGCCGGGCTGCGTTTCGGTGATCAGATACTGCAGATCAACGGTACGCTGGTGGCAAGCTTCTCGAACGATGACGTGCACAAGCTGCTGAAGAAAAGTGACAAGAATAACATTTCCGTGGTGGTGCGCGATCG GCCCTTCGAGCGTGCTATTACGCTGCACAAGGATTCGTCCGGTAGCTTCGGTTTCCAGTTCAACAACGGTACCATCACGGCCATCGTGAAGGATTCGTCGGCGGCACGGAACGGACTGCTGGTAGATCAGCAGCTGCTGGAGGTGAACGGCCAGAACGTGATCGCCATGAAGGACAAGGAAATCGGCCAACTGATCAGTGCGTCCGAGCAGGTCATCACGCTCACGATCGTACCAAAGATGATCTACGACGTGATGATCAAGAAACTGTCCACCTCCTGGTTGCGGGGCAAGATGGATCACTCAGTGCCAGATTTTTAA
- the LOC128710805 gene encoding RNA-binding protein with serine-rich domain 1-A, which yields MLHRRARSKNRSDSEESEKTDKKQRGREKERKKRSSSSSDSSASSSGSSSSRSSSGSRSSSSSSSSSSSSSSSSSSSEADRSRTKRKTNTRSRSRSKSLAEPAQNWDKQSAAATKEPSAKGTVVRSKSKERSDRRSSEPRDNDKENKQSRAASVEKSNKDSRSRRSRSGSSKRKRRERSVTPRPIRIHIGRLTRNVNRDHIMEIFSSYGEISKLDFPMDRFQPFGRGFCYVEYVDPDGAENAMKNMDGGQIDGQEITASPVLVPKTRPPPRRPSPIMRNNRPMPRWRASPMRYRRRPSIRRSPRRRRSRSPVRRRRQSNSSDSSR from the exons ATGTTGCACCGTAGGGCGCGTTCGAAAAATCGCTCCGATTCAGAGGAATCGGAAAAGACCGACAAGAAGCAACGCGGTCGGGAGAAGGAGCGTAAAAAGCgcagctccagcagcagcgacaGTAGCGCAAG CTCGTCCGGCAGTAGTTCGTCTCGCAGTAGCTCCGGATCACGTTCGAGCTCTTCTAGCAGCAGCTCGTCCTCTTCCAGTTCCTCGTCATCATCCAGCAGCGAGGCAGATCGTTCACGCACTAAGCGCAAAACTAACACCCGTTCACGCTCACGCAGCAAGAGCCTGGCGGAACCGGCCCAGAACTGGGACAAACAGTCGGCCGCAGCTACCAAGGAACCGTCGGCAAAGGGTACCGTTGTACGGTCAAAGTCGAAGGAAAGGTCGGATCGACGTAGCTCGGAACCGCGTGATAAtgacaaagaaaacaagcagAGTCGAGCGGCTTCGGTGGAGAAATCCAACAAAGATTCGCGCAGCCGTCGTTCGCGGTCCGGTTCATCGAAGAGGAAGCGGCGCGAACGTTCCGTAACACCGCGCCCGATACGCATCCACATCGGGCGGTTAACGCGCAACGTTAACCGGGACCACATCATGGAAATATTTAGCTCGTACGGTGAGATAAGTAAGCTCGATTTTCCGATGGATCGGTTCCAACCGTTCGGCCGTGGCTTTTGCTACGTAGAGTACGTCGATCCGGACGGTGCGGAAAATGCGATGAAAAACATGGACGGTGGACAGATCGATGGGCAGGAAATAACGGCTTCACCGGTGTTGGTACCGAAAACGCGCCCACCGCCCAGACGTCCGTCCCCGATTATGCGCAACAATCGGCCGATGCCACGCTGGAGAGCGTCACCGATGCGTTACCGGCGTCGTCCATCGATCCGGCGTAGCCCCCGGCGCAGACGTTCGCGCAGCCCTGTACGAAGACGTCGCCAGAGCAACAGCTCGGACAGCTCGCGCTAG
- the LOC128714276 gene encoding importin-13: protein MDEVQTIEAAVLSFYRGGSEQQKETHKWLQQVQNSPQAWSFCWELMQLNKSSEIQFFGAITLNSKLRSDWVEVPKEAHHELKQKLLETIVLFGNGPKIVLNRLCISLGLFIVHMLRHPTVIEEVTNMFLHEQLGNLSKVTQIEILMAVLEGIPEEVKTIRTQIPRSVVCEELNRNAEFVMQTVVTYLNEKLSHSAVEPHDMNGLINAAKCTGTWVTHGNVHLNDREAMIQTLLKAVHYCYWKEPKDDGCLMPEENELVETALKSLANIISSYATQSTKYSFTIINYMKLFLDVLVPILDAEYKENNDNENLALIIYALFISTLECFSSAIFAGIATDSEEVSKVYTRTVDMLIKCTDKPGTYPVDESCSTYAMEFWYMLQEEVLSMDNGERKKRCLEAIKPVYAHVVKVLVRKSQLPTESSLHKWNDDDLEAFRCYRQDIGDTLLSCHDVLNDLMLDVLSEALDESIMYLSYDPQSTESWTLLEATIHAFCSIAQKIEYTEHQQIVKLLKILNEIPYEKYNDKLFGMALETVGAYSEWIGDNPKYLPPAITLLVKGLNSTKASQATLGLKDLTSECQKEVIPYALPLLDACRTALQEGHLKNAEMIRLMYTVGNILSVISYENIILYLDAMVSPCFEELQIHVQNNDRTEPTKARVVLRLEMISKLFSSLNIRKPTEGDMDKGLGPDAQKLPFPGAPAVPGAPVQPILLILEKTMGLLKDLCTLWIHDETVIDTLCKALQQALTNLMDDIKPLLTEMCCLVLSILNTNCVVSAADIAGNFILMFYKDQDSRQLMVQLFTAIMDYNFNQMQQNLGKLSRIADLIETFYAFNTRISKKIPICYSEVQVDCMKLVDFATKCMMLPETGPMKKSVAFITMFVKESTNHPVMMNVVLAQGENIVRSTFLCIGGTALRTQVEIFADIFLALNFRYPTEFIQWMKLLEISNFPTAFVSANDKEQFMRKVIKERVNKRLVQDHVRKFAALCRNIVEYENK from the exons ATGGATGAAGTGCAAACTATAGAGGCAGCCGTCCTATCCTTCTATCGGGGTGGGTCCGAACAGCAGAAAGAAACCCACAAATGGCTACAACAGGTGCAGAACAGTCCACAGGCCTGGTCTTTCTGTTGGGAGCTGATGCAGCTAAACAAATCGTCCGAGATTCAGTTTTTCGGAGCAATCACACTGAATTCAAAGCTGCGCAGCGATTGGGTGGAAGTGCCGAAGGAAGCACATCACGAACTTAAGCAGAAGTTGCTAGAAACGATCGTTCTCTTCGGAAACGGTCCGAAAATCGTTCTGAACAGGCTGTGTATCTCG CTTGGTCTCTTTATCGTGCATATGCTGCGACATCCGACAGTAATAGAGGAGGTGACCAATATGTTTCTGCACGAACAGTTGGGCAACCTTTCGAAAGTAACCCAGATCGAGATCCTGATGGCGGTGCTGGAGGGCATCCCGGAGGAGGTGAAAACCATACGCACACAGATCCCTCGGTCGGTGGTATGCGAGGAGCTGAACCGGAATGCGGAATTCGTCATGCAAACCGTGGTGACGTACCTGAACGAGAAGCTTAGCCACAGTGCGGTCGAACCGCACGATATGAATGGGTTGATAAATGCGGCCAAATGTACCGGCACTTGGGTCACGCACGGAAACGTGCATTTGAACGATCGGGAAGCCATGATACAAACACTGCTAAAAGCCGTCCACTACTGCTATTGGAAGGAACCGAAGGACGACGGTTGTCTGATGCCGGAAGAGAACGAACTGGTGGAGACGGCACTTAAATCATTGGCg AACATTATCTCTTCGTACGCGACCCAAAGTACGAAATATTCCTTCACCATTATCAACTACATGAAGTTGTTTCTGGACGTGCTCGTGCCCATCCTGGACGCGGAGTATAAAGAGAACAATGACAACGAAAATCTTGCCCTTATAATCTATGCCCTGTTCATCTCCACCCTCGAGTGCTTTTCGTCGGCAATCTTCGCCGGCATCGCGACGGATTCGGAAGAAGTGTCCAAGGTGTACACCCGGACTGTCGATATGTTGATCAAATGTACGGACAAACCGGGCACCTATCCGGTGGATGAATCGTGCAGTACCTACGCGATGGAGTTTTGGTACATGTTGCAGGAGGAGGTCCTTTCCATGGATAATGGCGAACGCAAGAAACGTTGCCTGGAAGCCATCAAACCAGTATACGCACACGTGGTGAAGGTGTTGGTACGAAAATCCCAACTGCCCACGGAATCTTCCCTGCACAAGTGGAACGACGATGATCTGGAAGCGTTTCGCTGCTATCGGCAAGATATCGGTGATACGCTGCTCTCCTGTCATGACGTGCTGAACGATCTCATGCTGGATGTGTTGTCGGAAGCGCTCGACGAATCGATCATGTACCTCAGCTATGATCCACAGTCGACGGAAAGCTGGACGCTACTGGAAGCGACCATACATGCGTTCTGCTCCATTGCACAAAAGATCGAGTACACCGAACATCAGCAGATTGTGAAGCTGCTCAAGATACTGAACGAAATCCCGTACGAAAAGTATAACGACAAGCTGTTCGGGATGGCACTCGAGACGGTCGGTGCGTACAGCGAGTGGATCGGGGACAATCCCAAATATCTCCCGCCCGCCATCACGCTCCTGGTGAAGGGACTGAACTCCACCAAAGCTTCCCAGGCAACGCTCGGTTTGAAGGATCTCACATCCGAATGCCAAAAGGAGGTAATCCCGTACGCACTACCATTGCTGGACGCATGCCGAACGGCCCTCCAGGAAGGTCACCTGAAGAATGCGGAAATGATCCGACTGATGTACACCGTGGGTAACATACTGAGCGTGATTTCATACGAAAACATTATCCTCTACCTGGACGCGATGGTTTCGCCCTGCTTCGAGGAGCTGCAGATACACGTACAAAACAACGATCGGACTGAACCGACCAAGGCACGGGTTGTGCTTCGGCTCGAAATGATCTCGAAGCTGTTCTCCTCCCTAAACATCCGGAAGCCGACGGAGGGCGACATGGATAAGGGTTTGGGACCGGACGCACAAAAGCTACCTTTTCCCGGCGCACCGGCGGTACCGGGTGCGCCCGTACAACCAATCTTGCTGATACTGGAGAAAACGATGGGACTGCTGAAGGATCTGTGTACACTGTGGATACACGACGAGACGGTCATCGATACGCTGTGCAAAGCGTTACAGCAAGCGCTCACGAATCTGATGGATGACATTAAACCGCTGCTTACGGAGATGTGCTGTCTGGTGCTATCGATCCTGAACACGAACTGTGTCGTATCGGCGGCAGATATTGCGGGGAAT TTCATTTTGATGTTTTACAAAGATCAAGACTCTAGGCAACTCATGGTACAACTGTTTACTGCCATCATGGACTACAACTTTAACCAGATGCAG CAAAATTTGGGAAAACTCTCCCGGATAGCGGATTTGATTGAAACGTTCTACGCGTTCAATACGAGAATATCGAAAAAGATCCCTATTTGCTACAGCGAGGTCCAGGTTGACTGTATGAAGCTAGTCGATTTCG CCACCAAGTGCATGATGTTACCCGAGACCGGACCGATGAAGAAAAGTGTAGCGTTCATTACGATGTTCGTGAAGGAATCGACCAATCATCCAGTGATGATGAATGTCGTACTGGCACAGGGTGAAAATATCGTCCGATCTACCTTTCTGTGCATCG GCGGTACAGCGCTTCGCACACAGGTGGAAATATTTGCCGACATCTTTCTCGCCCTTAACTTCCGCTATCCGACAGAGTTTATCCAGTGGATGAAGCTGCTGGAGATATCAAACTTTCCGACCGCATTCGTTAGCGCTAACGATAAGGAGCAATTTATGCGAAAAGTCATCAA GGAACGTGTCAACAAGCGGCTCGTGCAAGACCATGTGCGAAAATTTGCTGCACTCTGCAGGAACATTGTTGAGTATGAGAACAAATAA
- the LOC128715191 gene encoding 40S ribosomal protein S15Aa: MVRISVLADALKCINNAEKRGKRQVLIRPNSKVVIKFLTVMMKHGYIGEFEIVDDHRSGKVVVNLTGRLNKAGIISPRFDTKVNDLERWTNNLLPSRQFGYVVLTTSGGIMDHEEARRKHLGGKILGYFF; the protein is encoded by the coding sequence atgGTCCGTATCAGCGTGCTAGCCGATGCGCTGAAGTGCATCAACAATGCGGAAAAGCGTGGCAAGCGCCAGGTCCTAATTCGCCCGAACTCGAAGGTGGTCATCAAGTTCCTGACCGTGATGATGAAGCACGGCTACATCGGCGAGTTCGAAATCGTCGATGATCACCGCAGCGGAAAGGTCGTAGTGAATCTTACCGGCCGCCTGAACAAGGCTGGCATCATCTCGCCCCGGTTTGATACGAAGGTTAACGATCTGGAACGCTGGACCAACAATCTGCTGCCGTCGCGTCAGTTTGGCTACGTCGTGCTCACTACCAGCGGTGGAATCATGGACCACGAAGAAGCTAGGCGGAAGCATTTGGGAGGAAAGATTCTTGGATATTTCTTCTAA
- the LOC128713973 gene encoding glycosyltransferase-like domain-containing protein 1-like — protein sequence MAQILILEAFYGGSHKQLIDVLVKNFTEEEYDLLTIPAKKWHWCARMSALHFAGCIPAIHQYRTIFCSSVLNLSELIGMRTDLASCRKVVYFHENQLCYPVRDSKQRDVQYGINQITSCLCADIVLFNSRYNMTSFLESVQSFLNGVPNMSFKGVRDRIAPKCEVLYFPIEFGNLSTRSIKGEGTDNKPLHIIWPHRWEHDKNPEQLAEALLALQEKGVNFHISILGERFETIPNCFETIRDQLHGKVVQFGPLSRAEYLRTLAEGDVVLSTALHEFYGVAMLEAVYSGCVPLAPNRLVYTELYPSDKLFNTTAQLVKQLYNWCRNRMLFEKHRDAFFSRINLDVYSAEQLIPQFVAIIRNAT from the exons ATGGCGCAAATTTTAATTCTGGAAGCATTCTACGGTGGATCTCACAAGCAGCTGATAGATGTTTTAGTCAAGA ACTTTACTGAAGAAGAGTACGATCTGCTTACGATACCAGCGAAAAAATGGCACTGGTGTGCAAGGATGAGTGCGCTACACTTTGCAGGATGCATACCCGCCATCCATCAGTACCGAACAATCTTCTGCAGTTCGGTGTTGAATCTATCGGAACTGATAGGCATGCGAACGGATTTGGCCAGCTGCCGAAAGGTAGTTTACTTCCACGAGAACCAACTGTGCTATCCGGTTAGGGATAGTAAGCAGCGCGATGTACAGTATGGAATCAATCAGATAACAAGCTGCCTGTGTGCGGACATAGTGTTGTTTAACTCACGGTACAACATGACCTCTTTTTTGGAGAGTGTGCAATCATTTCTGAACGGCGTACCAAACATGAGCTTCAAGGGAGTGCGTGATCGAATTGCTCCTAAATGTGAAGTGTTGTATTTTCCTATCGAGTTTGGAAATCTTTCAACGAGGTCTATTAAAGGGGAGGGTACAGATAA CAAACCTCTTCACATAATTTGGCCCCATCGATGGGAACACGACAAAAATCCTGAACAGCTTGCAGAGGCACTGTTGGCACTGCAGGAAAAGGGGGTAAATTTTCACATTTCGATACTCGGAGAAAGGTTTGAAACAATCCCAAACTGTTTCGAGACTATCCGGGATCAGCTTCACGGGAAGGTGGTACAGTTTGGACCACTGTCTAGAGCGGAATATCTTCGCACCTTAGCGGAAGGTGATGTGGTACTCTCCACTGCCCTTCACGAGTTCTATGGAGTAGCAAT GCTCGAAGCAGTGTACAGTGGCTGTGTTCCACTTGCTCCGAATCGCTTAGTTTATACAGAACTATATCCAAGCGATAAACTTTTCAACACGACAGCACAATTGGTAAAGCAGCTTTATAATTGGTGTCGAAATCGTATGCTTTTCGAAAAGCATCGAGATGCCTTTTTCAGTCGAATCAATTTGGATGTTTATTCGGCTGAGCAATTAATCCCCCAATTTGTCGCTATAATAAGGAATGCAACCTGA
- the LOC128714811 gene encoding dynein assembly factor with WDR repeat domains 1 — translation MRLIKIYLRYYPPGIALNYQKKGIEGTKMIDLFDLTPSCDLQVLTKQIASTEPLITQEVFPQVTEILEKLQKKLKEPVKTKFYLFKTLQTHILPLTNVCFDKSGKKCITGSYDRTCRIWNVESGDEQKVLKGHENVVFSVAYNYPRCDRILTGSFDKTAKIWNPVSGNCINTLWGHTAEIVGAEFNPHQCELVATCSMDNTARVFHSETGQEIHLFADHSAEVISARFNKEGTLLLTASFDETATVWDMRAKEHAIVIRGHEAELSNAVWNFQCNRIATSSLDRTAKIWDLRRLDDAQATATHKDEVLDVAFNCTGTRLATGSADCTAKVWDVTGNFELVTIMAGHTDEVSKVTFSPPGGLLLTASADKTARIWNSGTGTCTQTLSGHDGEVFSCSFNYSGDAIITASKDNTCKIWR, via the exons ATGCGATTAATAAAGATTTACCTTCGTTACTATCCACCAG GAATTGCTCTGAACTACCAGAAGAAAGGTATCGAAGGAACGAAAATGATAGATTTGTTCGATCTTACTCCAAG CTGTGATCTCCAAGTGCTAACGAAGCAAATTGCATCCACCGAACCACTTATTACGCAAGAAGTATTCCCCCAGGTTACGGAAATATTGGAAAAGCTTCAGAAGAAGCTGAAGGAACCAGTGAAGACAAAGTTTTATCTATTCAAAACGCTACAAACGCACATTCTACCACTGACGAACGTGTGCTTCGACAAGTCCGGAAAGAA ATGTATTACCGGTTCTTACGACCGCACCTGTCGCATATGGAACGTGGAGAGCGGTGACGAGCAAAAGGTTCTTAAAGGGCACGAAAATGTTGTCTTCTCTGTAGCGTACAACTATCCCAGATG TGACCGGATACTGACGGGATCGTTTGACAAAACTGCCAAGATATGGAATCCCGTCTCGGGCAACTGTATCAACACACTTTGGGGACATACGGCCGAAATCGTAGGTGCCGAGTTTAATCCACATCAGTGCGAGTTGGTCGCGACGTGCAGCATGGACAATACGGCCCGCGTGTTCCACTCCGAAACAGGCCAGGAGATACATCTGTTTGCGGATCACTCGGCCGAAGTTATATCCGCACGGTTCAACAAGGAAGGAACGCTGCTGCTAACGGCCTCGTTCGACGAAACTGCCACCGTGTGGGATATGCGAGCGAAGGA GCATGCGATCGTTATCCGAGGCCATGAGGCGGAACTGAGTAACGCTGTGTGGAACTTCCAGTGCAACCGAATTGCGACCAGTTCTCTTGATCGGACGGCCAAGATCTGGGATCTTAGACGTCTGGACGATGCGCAGGCAACGGCCACCCATAAGGACGAGGTGCTTGATGTTGCGTTCAACTGTACCGGTACCCGGTTGGCCACCGGTAGTGCGGATTGTACCGCCAAAGTGTGGGACGTTACCGGTAACTTCGAGCTGGTCACCATTATGGCGGGCCATACGGATGAGGTGTCCAAGGTGACGTTCAGCCCACCGGGAGGGTTGTTGCTGACCGCATCGGCAGACAAGACGGCCCGCATCTGGAACTCGGGCACCGGTACCTGCACCCAAACGCTGTCCGGGCACGATGGGGAGGTGTTTTCCTGCTCGTTCAACTACTCGGGCGATGCCATCATTACCGCATCGAAGGACAACACGTGTAAGATATGGAGATGA